TTAAAAAATATTTGTAAAATTTTTGGCGATGTTAAAGCACTTGATGATATAAATTTTGAGGTTAAAAAAGGTGAGTGGGTCAGCGTAATGGGACCAAGTGGTAGTGGTAAGAGTACGCTTGTAAATATACTTTCTCTAATGGATACTCCAAGTAGTGGTACTTATATGCTCGGTGGCGATGATGCGAGCAATCTAAATGCTGATGATACACTTAAATTTAGACGTGAAAAGATCGGTCTTATTTTTCAGCAGTTTCACTTAGTGCCATATCTTAGCGCACTTGAAAATGTGATGATCGCTCAGTACTATCACAGCTCAGTTGATGAAGAGGATGCTAAAAAAGCGCTTGAGGCAGTTGGTCTTTCTCACAGACTAACACACAGACCAAGTCAGCTAAGTGGTGGTGAGCAACAACGCCTTTGTATCGCACGCTCGCTCATAAACGATCCTGAAATTTTAATAGCAGATGAGCCAACTGGTAACCTTGATGAAGCAAATGAAAGAGTTATACTTGATCTATTTTGCAAGCTAAGAAAAGATGGCAAAACCATTCTTCTAGTAACTCACAACCCTGATCTTGGCGAGTATGGCGATAAGATCGTATATCTAAGACATGGTAAGCTAGAAAAAATTCGCACTATTGAAAACCCAAAGGTGCCAAATGAGATATA
This is a stretch of genomic DNA from Campylobacter concisus. It encodes these proteins:
- a CDS encoding ABC transporter ATP-binding protein translates to MQNALELKNICKIFGDVKALDDINFEVKKGEWVSVMGPSGSGKSTLVNILSLMDTPSSGTYMLGGDDASNLNADDTLKFRREKIGLIFQQFHLVPYLSALENVMIAQYYHSSVDEEDAKKALEAVGLSHRLTHRPSQLSGGEQQRLCIARSLINDPEILIADEPTGNLDEANERVILDLFCKLRKDGKTILLVTHNPDLGEYGDKIVYLRHGKLEKIRTIENPKVPNEI